From a single Gimesia fumaroli genomic region:
- a CDS encoding S49 family peptidase codes for MDVSMPPGEWLLLPAAIDELLVMHQQFQQMFREKEEAFLDEQSEQDDVDLSDCLIIENVAIVPLHGVMVRHSNWMTRWFGATSTEEYAGKIESLAKREGIDHIIQDVRSPGGVVDGLDEAWERIREVRKQVAITSICNELMASAAVYLGSCADEIIVTRNSLSGSIGVILERMDWSKREAEMGIKTNVITSGKFKAAFHPSVPFNSEYESILQNRSDRIYQTFIQVVAENRKTSAEDVIDNMADARIFTGQEAVDVGLADRVGSLKQLVAELTGPNNTQPFNYGDENHGEDDYYARFIES; via the coding sequence ATGGACGTCTCAATGCCTCCCGGAGAATGGTTGCTGCTTCCGGCTGCCATCGATGAATTGTTGGTGATGCATCAGCAGTTCCAGCAAATGTTTCGAGAAAAAGAAGAAGCGTTTCTTGACGAGCAGTCTGAACAGGATGATGTTGATTTGTCGGACTGTCTGATCATTGAGAATGTCGCGATTGTCCCCCTGCACGGGGTAATGGTTCGACATTCAAACTGGATGACTCGCTGGTTTGGTGCCACATCAACAGAAGAATATGCCGGCAAGATCGAATCCCTGGCTAAACGGGAGGGAATCGATCACATCATTCAGGACGTGAGATCTCCCGGAGGTGTGGTTGATGGTCTGGATGAAGCCTGGGAACGGATCAGAGAAGTCCGGAAACAAGTCGCAATCACATCCATCTGTAACGAATTGATGGCCTCGGCGGCCGTTTATCTCGGTTCCTGTGCAGATGAGATCATTGTCACACGAAACAGTCTCTCCGGATCGATCGGCGTGATCCTGGAACGAATGGACTGGTCTAAGCGTGAAGCCGAGATGGGAATCAAAACGAATGTGATCACGTCCGGGAAATTTAAGGCGGCCTTTCATCCGTCCGTACCGTTCAATTCCGAATACGAATCTATTTTGCAGAACCGATCTGATCGCATCTATCAAACCTTCATCCAGGTCGTAGCAGAAAATCGGAAAACATCAGCTGAAGACGTGATCGACAATATGGCTGATGCGCGAATTTTCACGGGGCAGGAAGCCGTAGACGTAGGACTGGCAGATCGTGTCGGTTCATTAAAACAACTGGTCGCCGAATTAACGGGACCGAACAATACTCAACCCTTTAATTATGGAGACGAAAATCATGGCGAAGACGACTACTACGCCCGATTCATCGAAAGCTGA